From one Plantibacter flavus genomic stretch:
- a CDS encoding DNA alkylation repair protein, translating into MPFADELLGTAVARNLTRSLQEAAPGNTFAATADAAEHLDGLALRERADLLRDALLEDVPGDYATLAGIIRTAQAANPAFTGWLIWPVTSAVAARAVEEGTPDAFDDAMRLLAELTERLSAEFAIRTLLRHDLDRALAIVLDWTTSDNEHIRRLASEGTRPYLPWAVRVREIVANPGVTVPILDALYRDPSEYVRRSVANHLNDLSRDDPDLVVATADRWLADPDANTPALVRHALRTLVKRGNPGALAALGFGAASTEVEGFAVDSAHIPFGGTVRFVATVRNTGTDTARLAIDYVVYHQKANGSQTTKTFKLTTTELAPGEHILLTREHSFRAITTRRYHPGAHGIALQVNGVATEPLAFELLPPVE; encoded by the coding sequence ATGCCCTTCGCAGACGAGCTCCTCGGCACCGCCGTCGCCCGAAACCTCACCCGCTCGCTCCAGGAGGCCGCGCCGGGCAACACGTTCGCCGCCACGGCCGATGCCGCCGAGCACCTCGACGGCCTCGCCCTCCGCGAGCGCGCTGACCTTCTGCGCGACGCCCTGCTCGAGGACGTCCCCGGCGACTACGCGACGCTCGCCGGCATCATCCGTACCGCCCAGGCCGCGAACCCCGCGTTCACCGGCTGGCTGATCTGGCCGGTGACGAGCGCCGTCGCGGCCCGCGCGGTCGAGGAGGGCACCCCGGATGCCTTCGACGACGCGATGCGACTCCTCGCCGAACTCACCGAGCGGCTCAGCGCCGAGTTCGCCATCCGCACCCTCCTGCGCCACGATCTCGACCGCGCGCTCGCCATCGTCCTCGACTGGACCACCTCCGACAACGAGCACATCCGCCGCCTCGCCAGCGAAGGCACCCGCCCGTACCTGCCGTGGGCGGTGCGCGTGCGGGAGATCGTCGCGAACCCGGGCGTCACCGTCCCGATCCTCGACGCTCTCTACCGCGACCCGAGCGAATACGTGCGCCGGTCCGTCGCCAACCACCTCAACGACCTCAGCCGCGACGACCCCGACCTCGTCGTCGCAACTGCCGACCGCTGGCTGGCCGACCCCGACGCCAACACTCCGGCGCTCGTCCGCCACGCGCTCCGCACCCTCGTGAAGCGCGGCAACCCTGGTGCGCTCGCGGCCCTCGGCTTCGGTGCGGCGTCGACGGAGGTCGAAGGCTTCGCGGTCGATAGCGCCCACATCCCGTTCGGTGGGACGGTCCGATTCGTCGCGACCGTCCGCAACACCGGCACCGACACGGCCCGCTTGGCGATCGACTATGTCGTGTACCACCAGAAGGCGAACGGCTCGCAGACGACGAAGACGTTCAAGCTGACGACGACCGAGCTGGCGCCCGGCGAGCACATCCTCCTCACCCGGGAGCACTCGTTCCGCGCGATCACTACCCGCCGCTACCACCCAGGCGCACACGGGATCGCGCTGCAAGTGAACGGGGTCGCGACCGAGCCGCTGGCGTTCGAGCTGCTGCCGCCGGTGGAGTGA
- a CDS encoding NADPH-dependent F420 reductase, producing MPDPTPTVPLNMTTIGIIGSGNIGSQLARLTVAQGHDVIVSNSRGPETLTDLVSELGEHATAGTALDAAERGDIVIVTIPLHAIDTVPVAPLAGKVVIDTNNYYPERDGHIAELDEETTTTAEMLQAHLPESKVVKAFNHIYAADLTTKGKPSGTPNRRALVIAGDDADAKATVAALIDSFGFEPLDIGALSEGWRIQRDTPGYGPDVDADKLRELVAEAKRYRDM from the coding sequence ATGCCCGACCCCACACCAACCGTTCCCCTGAACATGACAACCATCGGAATCATCGGTTCAGGAAACATCGGCTCTCAGCTCGCACGCCTCACGGTGGCGCAGGGTCACGACGTCATCGTGTCCAACTCGCGCGGACCGGAGACGCTCACCGACCTCGTCTCGGAGCTCGGCGAGCACGCCACCGCCGGCACCGCCCTCGACGCGGCCGAGCGCGGCGACATCGTCATCGTCACCATCCCGCTGCACGCGATCGACACCGTCCCCGTCGCACCGCTCGCGGGCAAGGTCGTCATCGACACGAACAACTACTACCCCGAGCGGGACGGCCACATCGCCGAGCTCGACGAGGAGACGACCACCACGGCCGAGATGCTCCAGGCGCACCTCCCGGAGTCGAAGGTCGTGAAGGCGTTCAACCACATCTACGCCGCGGACCTCACCACCAAGGGCAAGCCGTCCGGCACCCCGAACCGCCGGGCCCTCGTCATCGCCGGTGACGACGCCGACGCGAAGGCCACCGTCGCCGCACTGATCGACTCCTTCGGGTTCGAGCCGCTCGACATCGGTGCGCTCTCCGAGGGATGGCGCATCCAGCGCGACACCCCCGGCTACGGCCCGGACGTCGACGCCGACAAGCTGCGCGAACTCGTCGCCGAGGCCAAGCGCTACCGCGACATGTAA
- a CDS encoding GNAT family N-acetyltransferase, with amino-acid sequence MEPEVEIRVATPADAAGLAELKLLMSPPAAPLADWERALFAHDLVSWIAVDPDSRVCLVAVADDRVVGMAWLVVFSRAPNVGALRRLTGDVQSVFVRPEFRGRGIAGRLIDGLLDAARARDIGRVSVSANEEAASVYLRAGFERAPLLLEWRAQSDGSR; translated from the coding sequence ATGGAACCCGAGGTCGAGATCCGCGTCGCGACGCCGGCCGATGCCGCCGGGCTCGCCGAGCTGAAGCTGCTGATGTCGCCGCCGGCCGCTCCGCTCGCCGACTGGGAACGAGCGCTCTTCGCCCACGACCTCGTCTCATGGATCGCGGTCGACCCCGACTCCCGGGTGTGCCTGGTCGCCGTCGCGGACGACCGCGTCGTCGGGATGGCATGGCTGGTCGTGTTCTCCCGCGCCCCAAACGTCGGGGCCCTCCGCCGGCTGACCGGCGACGTGCAGAGCGTGTTCGTCCGCCCGGAGTTCCGTGGTCGCGGCATCGCCGGTCGCCTGATCGACGGACTGCTCGATGCCGCCCGCGCTCGCGACATCGGCCGGGTCTCCGTCAGCGCGAACGAGGAGGCCGCGTCGGTCTACCTCCGTGCCGGGTTCGAGCGGGCACCACTGCTCCTCGAGTGGCGGGCCCAGTCGGACGGATCCCGCTAA
- a CDS encoding alpha/beta fold hydrolase: protein MTEEQADPHTNGFIDVEGGASIFVEESGDPVGVPALWLHGGPGGSLGSGWYRSHFDLSRYRLIGIDQRGSGRSLPNIVDARDQLDEHTTQRLIADIEAVRVASGVERWVVAGVSWGTTLALAYAQEHPDRVIALALVAVTSTSRDEVDWITEGVGRVFPEEWARFEGASDRRDGERVVEAYARRLREGDATDRTHATAAWDRWESAHVSLDHPERVGQLFADATVREAFATLVTHYWSHDGFVAGDRAVLSRMDRIAHIPGALIHGRRDISGPAVTAWRLHQLWPASELTIVETEGHGGAEESAVLRAALDRFAALGAQNLS, encoded by the coding sequence ATGACCGAGGAGCAAGCCGACCCGCACACCAACGGTTTCATCGACGTGGAGGGCGGTGCGTCGATCTTCGTCGAGGAGTCCGGCGATCCCGTCGGCGTCCCCGCCCTCTGGCTGCACGGCGGCCCCGGCGGCTCGCTCGGCTCCGGTTGGTACCGCTCGCACTTCGACCTGTCGCGGTACCGCCTCATCGGCATCGATCAGCGCGGAAGTGGACGCAGCCTGCCGAACATCGTCGACGCCCGCGACCAGCTGGATGAGCACACGACCCAGCGTCTGATCGCCGACATCGAGGCGGTGCGCGTCGCCTCGGGTGTGGAGCGCTGGGTGGTCGCCGGTGTCTCGTGGGGGACGACGCTCGCCCTCGCCTACGCGCAGGAGCACCCCGATCGGGTGATCGCACTGGCGCTCGTCGCGGTGACGTCCACGAGTCGTGACGAGGTCGACTGGATCACCGAGGGCGTCGGCCGCGTGTTCCCCGAGGAGTGGGCGCGATTCGAAGGTGCAAGCGACCGGCGGGATGGCGAGCGGGTCGTCGAGGCCTACGCGCGCCGCCTCCGTGAGGGCGACGCGACGGACCGCACACACGCCACGGCCGCCTGGGACCGCTGGGAGAGTGCGCACGTGTCACTCGACCACCCGGAACGCGTCGGCCAGCTGTTCGCCGACGCGACCGTGCGAGAGGCGTTCGCGACGCTCGTCACCCATTACTGGAGTCACGACGGCTTCGTCGCCGGCGACCGGGCGGTGCTGTCGCGGATGGACCGCATCGCGCACATCCCCGGCGCGCTTATCCATGGCCGCCGGGATATCAGCGGACCGGCCGTGACCGCCTGGCGCCTCCATCAGCTGTGGCCGGCGAGTGAGCTGACGATCGTCGAGACCGAGGGCCACGGCGGCGCCGAGGAGAGCGCCGTGCTGCGTGCGGCCCTGGACCGCTTCGCGGCGCTTGGAGCGCAAAACCTCTCCTGA
- a CDS encoding helix-turn-helix domain-containing protein: MVRLPLTPTDVERGQRLGALLREARGERSMLDIALDAGLSPETLRKIESGRVATPAFSTIAAIAEVLGLSLDEVWATISPTRRAAAPSGERLRERLVS; the protein is encoded by the coding sequence ATGGTCCGCCTCCCGCTCACCCCCACCGATGTCGAACGCGGTCAGCGCCTCGGTGCGCTCCTCCGCGAGGCTCGTGGTGAGCGGTCGATGCTCGACATCGCCCTCGACGCCGGCCTCTCGCCGGAGACGCTGCGGAAGATCGAGTCGGGCCGGGTCGCGACGCCGGCGTTCTCCACCATCGCCGCGATCGCCGAGGTGCTCGGCCTCTCCCTCGACGAGGTCTGGGCCACGATCAGCCCGACCCGGCGTGCCGCCGCCCCGTCCGGCGAACGCCTGCGCGAGCGACTCGTCTCATAG
- the map gene encoding type I methionyl aminopeptidase: MIEIFTPTEVAKARRTGELVANILHTLKHRVTVGTNLLEINRWAKAMILEAGAVSCYVDYAPSFGRGPFGHYICTAVNDAVLHGLPRDYALADGDLLTLDLAVLLDGIAADSAISFVVGTATPEDLALIETTQEALAAGIAAAKPGAKIGDISFAIGTVLRGAGYPVNMEFGGHGIGTTMHQDPHVSNDGRAGRGYKLRPGLLLAIEPWVMADTDKLVTDADGWTLRSVTGSRTAHSEHTIAITEDGAEIMTLPTVSF, encoded by the coding sequence ATGATCGAGATCTTCACCCCCACCGAGGTCGCGAAGGCACGTCGCACCGGCGAGCTCGTCGCGAACATCCTCCACACGCTCAAGCACCGGGTGACGGTCGGCACCAACCTCCTCGAGATCAACCGCTGGGCCAAAGCGATGATCCTCGAAGCCGGCGCCGTCTCCTGCTACGTCGACTACGCACCCTCCTTCGGTCGCGGTCCCTTCGGCCATTACATCTGCACCGCCGTGAACGACGCCGTCCTGCACGGCCTCCCCCGCGACTACGCGCTGGCCGACGGCGACCTCCTCACCCTCGACCTCGCCGTCCTCCTCGACGGCATCGCCGCCGACTCGGCCATCAGCTTCGTCGTCGGCACGGCGACCCCCGAGGACCTCGCGCTCATCGAGACCACCCAGGAGGCCCTCGCCGCCGGCATCGCCGCCGCCAAGCCGGGTGCGAAGATCGGCGACATCTCCTTCGCGATCGGCACCGTGCTGCGTGGCGCCGGCTATCCGGTCAACATGGAGTTCGGTGGCCACGGCATCGGCACGACCATGCACCAGGACCCGCACGTCTCGAACGACGGTCGCGCCGGCCGCGGCTACAAGCTGCGCCCGGGCCTGCTCCTCGCGATCGAGCCGTGGGTCATGGCCGACACCGACAAGCTCGTCACCGACGCCGACGGCTGGACCCTCCGCAGCGTGACCGGCAGCCGCACCGCCCACAGCGAGCACACCATCGCGATCACCGAGGACGGCGCCGAGATCATGACGCTGCCGACCGTCTCGTTCTGA
- a CDS encoding SDR family oxidoreductase codes for MKIVVAGGSGMVGRHVVAVAQERGHRVVALSRVTGVDLATGAGLAQQLEAADVVIDVTSTATQSAQRSRQFFGAVTRNLLDAEGAAGVPHHVALSIVGSDKAPFAYYAGKALQEELVSTGRIPWTILRATQFHEFAQQMVERFRFGPVTMVPTMTSQPVAAREVAERLVELAEGEPQGRPADLAGPEELRMTAMVKAYTAATGIRGPVVQIPLPGGFGKAMRDGTTLAGPDAQRGAQKFAQWIDGLDAAR; via the coding sequence ATGAAGATCGTCGTCGCAGGAGGCAGCGGGATGGTCGGGCGGCACGTCGTCGCGGTGGCCCAGGAGCGCGGACACCGGGTGGTCGCGCTGTCGCGTGTCACCGGCGTCGACCTCGCCACCGGCGCCGGGCTCGCGCAGCAGTTGGAGGCCGCGGACGTCGTCATCGACGTGACGTCGACGGCTACGCAGTCCGCCCAGCGGTCGCGCCAGTTCTTCGGCGCGGTCACCCGCAACCTGCTCGATGCAGAGGGTGCCGCCGGCGTGCCCCACCACGTCGCGCTGTCGATCGTCGGAAGTGACAAGGCGCCCTTCGCCTACTACGCGGGCAAGGCGCTGCAGGAGGAGCTCGTCAGCACCGGACGTATCCCGTGGACGATCCTGCGCGCGACGCAGTTCCACGAGTTCGCGCAGCAGATGGTCGAGCGGTTCCGATTCGGGCCGGTCACGATGGTGCCGACGATGACCTCGCAGCCGGTCGCCGCGCGCGAAGTCGCCGAGCGCCTGGTGGAGCTGGCCGAGGGCGAGCCGCAGGGGCGCCCGGCCGATCTCGCTGGCCCCGAGGAACTGCGGATGACCGCGATGGTCAAGGCCTACACCGCAGCCACGGGCATCCGCGGCCCGGTCGTGCAGATCCCGCTGCCCGGCGGCTTCGGTAAGGCGATGCGCGACGGCACCACCCTCGCCGGACCGGACGCGCAGCGCGGTGCGCAGAAGTTCGCGCAGTGGATCGACGGGCTCGACGCCGCTCGCTGA
- a CDS encoding GNAT family N-acetyltransferase — translation MNLRTVELDHTDHAALDLWWGAASRGFLSKPDTDVAVRAERRQLLVGSSILGVYDDTAAEPLVPVGTLGSFPTALTIPGGSVRALAITEVTVSTSHERRGIARSLMENRLHHAQATGAAVVALTASEATIYGRYGFAPATWEFTHEVDPKRVAWRGAPPAGRVHTLDPRSLATIAPALFERSRGTGDIDRGVAWWKQALREVTIRHFSHGEGDTLALRYDDADGEPQGYALYRVGEEWGTIVVDDLVATTPAARFALWRHLTGISLTTKVTFHQAPTVEAIQWRLVDRRAVKTTARADSLWLRIVDVPTVLGARRFTVPGASEPREHLLDVEDTLGLAGGRFALRIDEHGAAVAERIGDVPEPTDDDAVRLTINELSAVLLGGPRVSALAEAGLITGSSDAVRALDLAFATEQAPFLRTHF, via the coding sequence ATGAACCTGCGCACCGTCGAGCTCGACCACACGGACCACGCCGCCCTCGACCTCTGGTGGGGTGCAGCGTCCCGCGGCTTCCTGTCGAAGCCCGACACCGACGTGGCGGTGCGTGCCGAGCGGCGTCAGCTCCTCGTCGGCAGCTCAATCCTCGGGGTCTACGACGACACCGCGGCCGAACCGCTCGTCCCCGTCGGCACGCTCGGTTCCTTCCCGACCGCCCTGACGATCCCGGGTGGCTCCGTCCGTGCCCTGGCCATCACCGAGGTGACCGTCTCGACGTCCCATGAGCGTCGAGGCATCGCGCGATCGCTGATGGAGAACCGACTCCACCACGCCCAGGCCACCGGTGCCGCGGTCGTCGCGCTCACCGCGAGCGAGGCGACCATCTACGGTCGATACGGCTTCGCCCCGGCGACCTGGGAGTTCACGCACGAGGTCGACCCCAAGCGCGTAGCGTGGCGGGGTGCGCCGCCCGCCGGCCGCGTCCACACGCTCGACCCGCGCTCGCTCGCCACCATCGCACCCGCGCTGTTCGAGCGCTCCCGCGGCACCGGCGACATCGATCGCGGTGTCGCCTGGTGGAAGCAGGCCCTCCGTGAGGTGACCATCCGGCACTTCAGCCACGGTGAGGGTGACACGCTCGCCCTCCGCTACGACGACGCCGACGGCGAACCTCAGGGCTACGCGCTCTACCGCGTCGGCGAGGAGTGGGGCACGATCGTCGTCGACGACCTCGTCGCCACCACCCCGGCGGCCCGCTTCGCGCTCTGGCGGCACCTCACCGGGATCAGCCTCACCACGAAGGTCACCTTCCACCAGGCTCCGACGGTCGAAGCGATCCAGTGGCGACTCGTCGACCGCCGCGCCGTCAAGACCACCGCGCGAGCCGACTCGCTCTGGCTCCGCATCGTCGACGTGCCGACCGTCCTCGGAGCGCGCCGGTTCACCGTCCCCGGGGCATCCGAACCTCGCGAGCACCTGCTCGACGTCGAGGATACCCTCGGCCTCGCCGGTGGTCGGTTCGCGCTCCGCATCGACGAGCACGGTGCCGCGGTCGCGGAACGCATTGGCGACGTGCCGGAGCCGACCGACGACGACGCTGTGCGCCTCACCATCAACGAGCTGTCGGCTGTCCTCCTCGGCGGCCCGCGCGTGTCGGCGCTCGCCGAAGCGGGGCTCATCACCGGGTCGTCCGATGCGGTGCGAGCGCTCGACCTCGCCTTCGCCACGGAGCAGGCGCCCTTCCTGCGGACGCACTTCTAG
- a CDS encoding cupin domain-containing protein, with protein MALADNPLAPEDVVSGSPRSGIVTLAAVGDTEVGVWELGVGVVQDTEIDEVFVVLSGEATVDFADGTPSLELRAGSIGRLAAGARTTWTVRETLRKVYVA; from the coding sequence GTGGCGCTCGCGGACAACCCGCTCGCGCCCGAGGACGTCGTCTCGGGGTCGCCGCGGAGCGGGATCGTGACGCTCGCGGCCGTCGGTGACACCGAGGTCGGCGTCTGGGAGTTGGGTGTCGGCGTCGTGCAGGACACCGAGATCGACGAGGTGTTCGTGGTCCTCTCGGGTGAGGCGACCGTCGACTTCGCCGACGGCACTCCGTCGCTGGAGCTCCGTGCGGGCTCCATCGGCCGGCTCGCCGCCGGCGCCCGCACCACCTGGACGGTCCGCGAGACCCTCCGCAAGGTCTACGTCGCCTGA
- a CDS encoding Lrp/AsnC family transcriptional regulator translates to MNDLDDIDRRLIAILQQDGRKAFSEIATETGLPASSVRYRIQRLEDTGILQIVGIANPLSIGFDHLALIGIRCEPGMARGVCQELSKHAETSYVVLTSGGFDVMVEAVCRDMDHYKTFLLDTLQPTPGVRSTETFFVLEAHKLAYGWGVG, encoded by the coding sequence ATGAACGACCTTGACGACATCGACCGTCGGCTGATCGCGATCCTGCAGCAGGACGGACGGAAGGCGTTCTCCGAGATCGCCACCGAGACCGGGCTGCCGGCGTCGTCCGTCCGCTATCGGATCCAGCGACTCGAGGACACCGGGATCCTGCAGATCGTCGGCATCGCGAACCCGCTGTCGATCGGCTTCGACCACCTGGCGCTCATCGGCATCCGCTGCGAGCCGGGGATGGCGCGCGGGGTGTGCCAGGAGCTGTCGAAGCACGCGGAGACGAGCTACGTGGTGCTCACGAGCGGTGGCTTCGACGTGATGGTCGAGGCCGTGTGTCGTGACATGGACCACTACAAGACGTTCCTCCTCGACACGCTGCAGCCGACGCCCGGGGTGCGGTCGACCGAGACGTTCTTCGTGCTCGAAGCCCACAAGCTCGCCTACGGCTGGGGCGTCGGGTAG
- a CDS encoding aldehyde dehydrogenase family protein translates to MTTLPTPTRTQLFIAGEFTDGTSSERSEVISPVTGDVIASIPVAGTAELDEAVRRAHEAQREWRKLGVFKRAEICHRVGDAINARVEELARLQTLEQGKPLAESIADIAEAAQLFHLHAEDALRLYGETLPSSDIDKRMFTWRAPVGVWGIITPWNFPLLMFSEFVAPGLATGNACIVKPPSNTPLAVLAAMDCLVEAGVPAGLVSVLPGDGAFGSELVSHDGIDAIGFIGSSATGAKIVRTAGLKRSLMECSGNGPIVVLEDANIERAAKAAVDSAFYSGGQVCCATERLIVHHNVHDTFVEAALAYAKATVRLGNPFDEGINLGPLNNEGVAAKMDRHLDEARSLGFDILLGGGRAAGHPTDLYYDFTIVDGVSEDSLLSREESFGPVLPILTAKDDDDILRIANADALGLQSAVFTESLSKAYRFMEELETGQVIVNDSNGWWDINMPFGGAGGKGTGWGRIGGMYTLHDMTDLRTGAIHVR, encoded by the coding sequence ATGACCACGTTGCCGACACCCACTCGCACCCAGCTCTTCATCGCCGGCGAGTTCACCGACGGAACCAGCTCGGAGCGCTCGGAGGTGATCAGCCCCGTCACCGGTGACGTCATCGCGTCGATCCCCGTGGCCGGCACCGCCGAACTCGACGAGGCGGTGCGACGCGCGCACGAGGCGCAGCGGGAGTGGCGGAAGCTCGGCGTGTTCAAGCGCGCGGAGATCTGTCACCGGGTCGGCGACGCGATCAACGCCCGCGTCGAGGAGCTCGCCCGCCTGCAGACGCTGGAGCAGGGCAAGCCGCTCGCCGAGTCGATCGCCGACATCGCCGAGGCCGCGCAGCTCTTCCACCTCCACGCCGAGGACGCCCTCCGTCTCTACGGCGAGACGCTGCCGTCGAGCGACATCGACAAGCGCATGTTCACCTGGCGCGCACCGGTCGGCGTCTGGGGCATCATCACGCCCTGGAACTTCCCGCTCCTGATGTTCAGCGAGTTCGTCGCCCCGGGCCTCGCGACCGGCAACGCCTGCATCGTCAAGCCGCCGAGCAACACGCCCCTCGCGGTCCTCGCGGCGATGGACTGCCTCGTCGAGGCGGGCGTCCCGGCCGGGCTCGTCAGCGTCCTCCCCGGCGACGGCGCGTTCGGTTCCGAGCTCGTCTCCCACGACGGCATCGACGCCATCGGCTTCATCGGCTCGTCCGCGACCGGCGCGAAGATCGTCCGCACCGCGGGCCTCAAGCGCTCCCTCATGGAGTGCTCCGGCAACGGCCCGATCGTCGTCCTCGAGGACGCGAACATCGAACGCGCCGCGAAGGCCGCCGTCGACTCCGCCTTCTACAGCGGCGGGCAGGTCTGCTGCGCGACCGAGCGGCTCATCGTCCACCACAACGTCCACGACACCTTCGTCGAGGCTGCCCTCGCCTATGCGAAGGCGACCGTACGACTCGGCAACCCCTTCGACGAGGGGATCAACCTCGGACCGCTCAACAACGAGGGCGTCGCCGCGAAGATGGACCGCCACCTCGACGAGGCCCGCTCGCTCGGCTTCGACATCCTGCTCGGCGGCGGTCGTGCCGCGGGCCACCCGACGGACCTCTACTACGACTTCACGATCGTCGACGGCGTCTCCGAGGACAGCCTGCTGTCGCGTGAGGAGTCGTTCGGTCCGGTCCTCCCCATCCTCACGGCCAAGGACGACGACGACATCCTCCGCATCGCCAACGCCGACGCGCTCGGCCTGCAGTCCGCGGTGTTCACCGAGAGCCTGTCGAAGGCCTACCGCTTCATGGAGGAGCTGGAGACCGGCCAGGTCATCGTCAACGACTCCAACGGCTGGTGGGACATCAACATGCCGTTCGGTGGTGCGGGCGGCAAGGGCACCGGCTGGGGTCGGATCGGCGGCATGTACACGCTGCACGACATGACCGACCTCCGCACCGGCGCGATCCACGTCCGCTAG
- a CDS encoding APC family permease gives MSTEHVTSTDETTHLPKRMRWFDGFAMAMTMPAALIATLGASITGLGGWGAAVLWAISMILAMGVNWIYTELATMFPNSSGGIAHYAAEAWKSRAPWVAPITGVGYWLPWGTNLATYGAVTGALIQAQWFPNEDWVIQLGPISITFPILIGLGVIGVMYLINVIGVRVTMAFVYITAGILLIPLFVFIVFPLFSADWAPLDLTWKLEGIEGLHTAIVWLYIMAWTTFGIEVCATFAPEYRDSVKDTTKAIKASVLFCLGVFFVIPLTLGGYAGEAAIADNPATFFVASFASLVGGAADVMVLCLIASLLLIMTTSVADASRVLFNMGKERVTVPSLGVLNRRGVPFRSLNVMLVMNVVILVVLQNPLAIIVTGNLGYILTHFFAVSGFFLLRKDRPDAVRPIRLPRLFVPLSVVLSVLLAIILVVGATGFSTTGYGGFLELGIALGLLALGVVIWLFVQRSTKRDAGLGSGGASAGTPRAEAERTDAARTD, from the coding sequence ATGTCGACCGAACACGTCACCAGCACCGACGAGACCACGCACCTGCCGAAACGGATGCGCTGGTTCGACGGCTTCGCCATGGCGATGACCATGCCAGCCGCGCTCATCGCCACTCTCGGCGCCTCCATCACCGGCCTCGGCGGCTGGGGGGCCGCCGTCCTGTGGGCGATCTCCATGATCCTCGCGATGGGCGTCAACTGGATCTACACCGAGCTCGCCACCATGTTCCCGAACTCCTCCGGCGGCATCGCGCACTACGCGGCCGAAGCGTGGAAGTCGCGCGCACCCTGGGTCGCACCGATCACGGGCGTCGGTTACTGGCTCCCCTGGGGCACCAACCTCGCCACCTACGGCGCGGTCACCGGTGCACTCATCCAGGCCCAGTGGTTCCCGAACGAGGACTGGGTGATCCAGCTCGGCCCGATCTCCATCACCTTCCCGATCCTCATCGGGCTCGGCGTCATCGGCGTGATGTACCTCATCAACGTCATCGGCGTCCGCGTCACGATGGCGTTCGTCTACATCACCGCGGGCATCCTGCTCATCCCGCTGTTCGTGTTCATCGTCTTCCCGCTGTTCAGCGCCGACTGGGCACCGCTCGACCTCACCTGGAAGCTCGAGGGCATCGAGGGCCTGCACACCGCGATCGTCTGGCTGTACATCATGGCGTGGACCACCTTCGGCATCGAGGTCTGCGCGACCTTCGCCCCGGAGTACCGCGACTCGGTGAAGGACACGACCAAGGCGATCAAGGCCTCCGTCCTCTTCTGCCTCGGCGTCTTCTTCGTCATCCCGCTGACCCTCGGCGGCTACGCGGGTGAAGCGGCGATCGCCGACAACCCGGCGACCTTCTTCGTCGCCAGCTTCGCCTCGCTCGTCGGTGGCGCCGCGGACGTCATGGTGCTCTGCCTCATCGCCTCGCTGCTGCTCATCATGACCACCTCGGTGGCCGACGCCTCACGCGTGCTGTTCAACATGGGCAAGGAGCGCGTCACCGTCCCGTCACTCGGCGTGCTCAACCGCCGCGGTGTGCCGTTCCGCTCGCTCAACGTCATGCTCGTCATGAACGTCGTCATCCTCGTCGTGCTGCAGAACCCGCTCGCGATCATCGTGACCGGCAACCTCGGCTACATCCTCACGCACTTCTTCGCCGTCTCCGGCTTCTTCCTGCTGCGCAAGGACCGCCCCGACGCCGTCCGCCCGATCCGCCTGCCGCGCCTCTTCGTGCCGCTATCGGTCGTGCTCTCGGTGCTCCTCGCGATCATCCTCGTCGTCGGCGCCACCGGGTTCTCCACCACGGGCTACGGCGGGTTCCTCGAGCTCGGCATCGCGCTCGGCCTGCTGGCACTCGGCGTGGTGATCTGGCTGTTCGTGCAACGCAGCACCAAGCGCGACGCGGGCCTCGGGAGCGGCGGGGCATCCGCCGGAACCCCGCGTGCCGAGGCCGAACGCACCGACGCCGCCCGCACCGACTGA